The Mariprofundus sp. NF sequence AGTCACCAGTGATGAGAGAGCTACAGTGGATGAAAACTCAACAGGCGTCAGGCGCTTAAAATATTCGAGCGAACGCTCGATCTCCAGTAGACGGGCCCCTTGCCCCTGCGCTAGGTATGAAGCCTCTAAACCCATTGTCTCATATTTACTTGCCCCCAAGCAATCAGCATGGGTCGCTGTGTCACGGGCAATGGCTACCGCCTGCTCAAGCGAGGTGAGATCAAGGCGAAGCTGACCGATAATCAGGGCGAGTATTTCAGATTTGTCTATGTTCATCACGGCTAAAGCTGCATGCATTCTGAGCTTAGTCCAGCAAAGCTACATACTGATCCCCATCATAAATGCGCCGCTGGACTGATCGCCAGCAGCCTCTTCTGAGACAGGAGAGCACCAGACCACGCGACCATAGATTTGAAAGCCGGCCCTGCCAAAATATTTAAAGCCCAACTGAATCTCCTCACCTTCATCCAGAGGAGAACATACTCGCAAGCCAATACCTGTAAATGAGACATCACGTACACTTTCCACATGCAGGTATTGGCCTGAACCGGGATGGAACAGCTCGCCTTTCGACAGCTCAGGGGCAGAGCTGCGCTCTTCTTTACGTTGTTCAACGCCCATAACTGTCCCCCTATAATCAAAGATGCTTCTAATTGATTATAGGAGAAAAAAAACGATCTGGAGGAGATCCCGACCCTTTTTAAACTATGGGATTAGGTTCCTCTTTAAGTGTAACAGGATAATCCATTGAACAGATCAGCATAGACTTTTACTGACAATCTCATAGACATCCCCGGAGATGCCATCGGCATCAGCAATGCGCTGCAACTGGCTGCGCATCAATTCACTGCGCTTTGGCTCCAAACGTTTCCAGTTCATCAATGCACGTACCATACGTGAGGCAATCTG is a genomic window containing:
- a CDS encoding GreA/GreB family elongation factor — protein: MNIDKSEILALIIGQLRLDLTSLEQAVAIARDTATHADCLGASKYETMGLEASYLAQGQGARLLEIERSLEYFKRLTPVEFSSTVALSSLVTLDDDQGNRQLLWLASEAGGLKVIYDDLTITVITPRSPLGQRLTGKCVGDEFEVAIAGNSRSYDVVAIY
- a CDS encoding PilZ domain-containing protein; the protein is MGVEQRKEERSSAPELSKGELFHPGSGQYLHVESVRDVSFTGIGLRVCSPLDEGEEIQLGFKYFGRAGFQIYGRVVWCSPVSEEAAGDQSSGAFMMGISM